One part of the Mangrovibacillus cuniculi genome encodes these proteins:
- a CDS encoding TetR/AcrR family transcriptional regulator — MNKTKPKYKQIIDAAVVVISDNGYHQAQVSKIAKQAGVADGTIYLYFKNKEDILISMFREKMAVFSESVQPLIEKETKAANKLLKLIQNHFSILAQDPNLAIVTQLELRQSNKEIRLLINEVLKEYLKLVDTILKDGMETGEFAQDLDVRLARQMIFGTIDETVTTWVMNEQKYDLEELAPKVHQLLLKACQS, encoded by the coding sequence TTGAATAAAACAAAACCTAAATATAAACAAATTATTGATGCTGCCGTGGTAGTCATTTCAGATAATGGATACCATCAAGCTCAAGTATCTAAAATTGCCAAACAAGCCGGTGTAGCCGACGGTACAATCTATCTTTATTTTAAGAACAAAGAAGATATATTAATATCTATGTTCAGAGAGAAGATGGCGGTATTTAGTGAAAGTGTTCAGCCACTTATTGAAAAAGAAACAAAAGCTGCTAATAAACTACTCAAGCTAATTCAAAATCATTTTTCCATTCTAGCTCAAGACCCAAATCTAGCGATAGTAACCCAGTTGGAATTGAGACAATCTAACAAAGAAATCCGTTTACTAATTAATGAAGTATTAAAAGAATACTTGAAATTAGTAGATACTATATTAAAAGATGGTATGGAGACAGGGGAATTTGCTCAGGACTTAGACGTTCGTCTAGCACGTCAAATGATTTTTGGCACAATAGACGAGACAGTTACTACTTGGGTAATGAATGAACAAAAATATGATTTAGAAGAATTAGCACCTAAAGTACATCAATTATTACTAAAAGCTTGTCAATCATAG
- a CDS encoding aspartate kinase: MGLIVQKFGGTSVGSVERIQNVARRVIQEKQNGHDVVVVVSAMGKTTDELVSLAQQITDQPSKREMDMLLMTGEQVTISLLTMALQQMDQDAISFTGWQAGMRTEAVHGNARISSIEPIRIQNALKEGKVVVVAGFQGMTEQAELTTLGRGGSDTTAVALAAALEADRCDIYTDVTGVYTTDPRYVAKARKLSQISYDEMLELAHLGAGVLHPRAVEYAKNYDVTLEVRSSMVEEEGTKIKEEAEMEQNLVVRGVAFEKDITRVTVRGPKAQWSGISSIFSLLAKHFINVDIIIQSLTEKEEASVSFSIKSEDLEEVQSILKTAENEIGFTGLELESGLAKVSIVGSGMASNPGVAAQMFDVLTENGMVIKMVSTSEIKVSTVIDEHDMLRAAGVLHTAFGLDMFVEETV, from the coding sequence ATGGGACTTATTGTTCAAAAGTTTGGCGGAACTTCTGTTGGGTCTGTAGAAAGAATCCAAAATGTGGCACGTAGAGTAATACAAGAAAAACAAAATGGTCATGACGTAGTAGTTGTTGTGTCTGCGATGGGAAAGACAACAGATGAACTGGTATCGCTAGCACAACAAATTACAGACCAACCTTCGAAAAGAGAAATGGATATGCTTCTAATGACAGGGGAGCAAGTGACAATTTCCTTACTAACAATGGCATTGCAACAAATGGACCAAGATGCGATTTCTTTCACGGGATGGCAAGCAGGTATGCGAACAGAGGCGGTACATGGTAATGCTCGAATTTCCTCAATTGAGCCAATCCGTATACAAAATGCTCTAAAGGAAGGGAAAGTGGTAGTTGTAGCTGGTTTCCAAGGGATGACGGAACAAGCGGAATTAACTACATTAGGACGTGGTGGTTCGGATACAACAGCAGTTGCACTGGCTGCAGCACTAGAAGCTGACAGGTGTGACATTTATACAGATGTTACCGGCGTTTACACAACCGATCCTAGATATGTTGCAAAAGCACGTAAATTAAGTCAAATTTCGTATGATGAAATGTTAGAACTAGCTCATCTTGGTGCGGGCGTTTTACATCCAAGAGCAGTGGAATATGCAAAGAACTACGATGTAACGTTAGAAGTTAGATCTAGTATGGTGGAAGAAGAAGGAACGAAGATTAAGGAGGAAGCGGAAATGGAACAGAATTTAGTCGTTCGTGGGGTAGCGTTTGAAAAAGATATTACTCGTGTAACAGTGAGAGGACCTAAAGCTCAGTGGAGTGGAATTTCCTCCATCTTTAGTTTGTTAGCAAAACATTTCATCAATGTTGATATCATTATTCAGAGTTTAACAGAAAAAGAAGAAGCGAGTGTTTCTTTCTCTATCAAGTCAGAAGACCTTGAAGAAGTGCAGTCGATTCTGAAAACTGCTGAGAATGAAATTGGATTTACAGGATTAGAATTAGAATCTGGTTTAGCAAAAGTGTCTATCGTTGGTTCTGGTATGGCATCCAATCCTGGAGTTGCTGCACAAATGTTTGATGTGTTAACGGAAAATGGCATGGTGATTAAGATG
- the trxA gene encoding thioredoxin, with amino-acid sequence MAITNATDQTFTTETNEGLVLADFWAPWCGPCKMIAPVLEELDAELGEKVKIVKVDVDENQETAGKYGVMSIPTLILMKDGEIVDKVIGYQPKEALAELVSKHA; translated from the coding sequence ATGGCAATTACAAATGCAACGGATCAAACATTCACAACAGAAACAAACGAAGGTTTAGTACTAGCGGATTTCTGGGCACCTTGGTGTGGACCTTGTAAAATGATCGCTCCAGTACTAGAAGAATTAGATGCGGAACTTGGTGAAAAAGTTAAAATCGTAAAAGTCGATGTAGACGAAAACCAAGAAACTGCAGGGAAGTATGGTGTTATGAGTATTCCAACGTTAATCCTTATGAAGGATGGCGAAATCGTTGATAAAGTTATTGGTTATCAACCAAAAGAAGCATTAGCGGAACTTGTTTCTAAACACGCATAA
- the uvrC gene encoding excinuclease ABC subunit UvrC — protein MNEHLKNKLAILPDQPGCYLMKDRQGTVIYVGKAKVLKNRVRSYFTGSHDGKTQRLVSEIEDFEYIMVSSDIEALILEMNLIKKYDPRYNIMLKDDKSYPFIKITNERHPRLVTTRKVKKDKARYFGPYPNAQSANETKKLLDRLYPLRKCTTLPDKVCLYYHIGQCLAPCVKDVEQTTYKSMIDEIARFLNGGHTEIKKELQTKMQSAAENLEFERAKEYRDQIVHIEATMEKQKMTMTDLVDRDVFGFAVDKGWMCVQVFFVRQGKLIERDVSVFPIYDEPESEFLTFLGQFYTKANHIKPKEIYLPKTIDKELAEKFMEVKIVQPQIGKKKELVELAIKNAQGALSDKFSLIERDEERTIKAIDTLGEKMGIATPTRIEAFDNSNIQGSDAVSAMIVFLDGKPAKSDYRKFKIKTVEGPDDYGSMREVVRRRYSRLLKEEKPLPDLILIDGGKGQIEAAREVIEDELGLWIPIAGLAKDDKHQTSQLLFGNPLEIVPLDRNSQAFYLLQRIQDEVHRFAITFHRQVRGKSAFQSILDDIPGVGPTRKKQLLKTFGSIKKMKEATLEDLQRAGLPTNVAEKVFEKLQD, from the coding sequence GTGAATGAACACCTGAAAAATAAATTAGCGATTCTTCCTGATCAACCAGGTTGCTACCTCATGAAGGATCGTCAGGGAACGGTTATATATGTTGGGAAAGCCAAAGTATTAAAGAACAGAGTTAGATCTTATTTCACAGGAAGTCACGATGGAAAGACGCAACGACTGGTTAGTGAAATAGAAGATTTTGAATACATTATGGTCTCTTCTGATATTGAAGCACTAATACTAGAAATGAACTTAATTAAAAAGTACGATCCTCGTTATAACATTATGTTAAAGGACGACAAAAGCTATCCTTTTATAAAAATTACCAATGAACGACATCCTAGACTAGTTACAACACGGAAGGTAAAAAAAGATAAGGCACGATACTTCGGACCATACCCAAATGCGCAATCCGCTAATGAAACAAAAAAGTTATTAGACAGACTATATCCACTTCGTAAGTGTACTACACTACCAGATAAGGTTTGTTTGTATTATCATATTGGTCAATGTTTAGCTCCTTGTGTAAAAGACGTAGAACAAACAACATACAAATCTATGATTGATGAAATTGCAAGGTTTCTGAATGGTGGGCATACAGAAATTAAAAAAGAACTACAAACCAAAATGCAATCAGCAGCGGAAAATTTAGAGTTCGAACGAGCAAAAGAATATCGTGACCAAATTGTGCATATAGAGGCAACAATGGAGAAACAAAAAATGACGATGACAGACTTAGTAGATCGTGATGTATTTGGTTTTGCGGTCGACAAAGGATGGATGTGTGTACAAGTATTCTTTGTTAGACAAGGAAAGCTCATTGAAAGAGATGTTTCTGTTTTTCCGATATATGATGAGCCAGAATCTGAATTCTTAACATTTTTAGGTCAATTCTACACAAAAGCAAATCATATTAAGCCTAAAGAGATCTATCTTCCTAAAACAATTGATAAAGAGCTTGCGGAGAAGTTTATGGAAGTAAAAATAGTTCAACCGCAAATTGGGAAGAAAAAAGAACTGGTGGAACTTGCGATTAAAAATGCACAAGGTGCTCTATCTGATAAATTCTCTCTTATTGAGCGAGATGAGGAACGAACGATTAAAGCAATAGACACACTTGGTGAAAAAATGGGTATTGCAACACCAACCCGAATTGAAGCATTTGATAATTCTAATATCCAAGGTTCTGATGCTGTTTCTGCTATGATTGTATTTTTAGATGGTAAACCAGCAAAGAGTGATTATAGAAAATTTAAAATTAAAACGGTGGAAGGGCCAGATGATTACGGTTCTATGCGAGAAGTTGTTCGAAGAAGGTACTCTAGGCTTTTAAAAGAAGAAAAACCCTTGCCTGATTTAATCCTAATTGATGGTGGGAAAGGACAAATCGAAGCTGCACGAGAAGTAATAGAAGATGAGTTAGGGCTCTGGATTCCTATTGCTGGGCTAGCCAAAGATGATAAACATCAAACTTCTCAATTATTGTTTGGAAACCCATTAGAAATTGTACCCTTGGATAGAAACAGCCAAGCGTTTTATTTACTTCAACGTATACAAGATGAAGTGCATCGATTTGCGATTACTTTTCACCGACAAGTTCGAGGTAAATCAGCATTTCAATCTATCCTAGACGATATTCCAGGTGTGGGACCAACTCGTAAAAAGCAGCTCCTAAAAACCTTTGGATCCATTAAGAAAATGAAGGAAGCGACTTTAGAAGATTTACAGCGAGCAGGACTGCCTACAAATGTTGCAGAAAAAGTTTTTGAGAAACTTCAGGATTAG
- a CDS encoding enoyl-CoA hydratase produces MGELLRLEKEQGVATIIFDRPPANALASSVLLALAEHLNSIENDEEVRVIVIRGEGRFFSAGADIKEFTTIESKEGFSNLARQGQQLFERMETFSKPIIAAIHGAALGGGLELAMACHMRFVTKTAKLGLPELQLGLVPGFAGSQRLPRYVGMAKATEMLLTSDPITGEEAVKWGLANAALEEDQLVEYVSKIARKIALKGPLAVKHTLNLVNYSKHERYAEGVEQEADAFGKVFVSEDGQEGIKAFIEKRQPVFKGK; encoded by the coding sequence TTGGGAGAATTACTAAGATTAGAGAAAGAACAAGGTGTAGCGACAATTATTTTTGACCGACCGCCTGCTAATGCTTTAGCTTCTTCAGTTTTACTTGCTCTAGCAGAACACTTAAACAGCATTGAAAACGATGAAGAAGTTCGAGTAATTGTTATTCGAGGAGAAGGCAGATTCTTTTCTGCTGGTGCAGATATTAAAGAGTTTACTACTATTGAATCCAAAGAAGGCTTTTCTAATCTAGCAAGACAAGGACAGCAGTTATTCGAAAGGATGGAAACGTTCTCCAAACCAATTATTGCTGCAATACACGGCGCAGCATTAGGTGGCGGATTAGAACTTGCTATGGCATGCCATATGAGATTTGTCACCAAAACGGCAAAGTTAGGTTTACCAGAACTTCAACTGGGCTTGGTACCAGGATTTGCAGGTTCTCAACGTCTTCCAAGATACGTTGGGATGGCAAAAGCAACAGAAATGCTCCTAACAAGTGATCCGATTACAGGGGAAGAAGCAGTGAAGTGGGGATTAGCTAACGCTGCTTTAGAAGAAGATCAACTAGTAGAATATGTTTCAAAGATTGCTAGAAAGATAGCTTTAAAAGGTCCACTTGCTGTAAAACATACACTTAATTTAGTGAATTATAGCAAGCATGAACGCTACGCAGAGGGTGTTGAGCAAGAAGCTGATGCGTTTGGGAAAGTTTTCGTCTCAGAAGACGGACAAGAAGGAATTAAAGCGTTTATCGAAAAGCGTCAACCAGTTTTTAAGGGGAAATAA
- a CDS encoding electron transfer flavoprotein subunit alpha/FixB family protein — protein sequence MTRKVLVFAEVKDQQLRNVSFEAIAAGKTVAEGGEVVVALLGQGVDGLSESLFQYGADRVVVVNHELLAQYTTDAYTQAALATIEAEQPEGIVIGHTSIGKDVSPRLAARLQSGLISDVTAIELAGGNVVCTRPIYSGKAFEKKIVTDGKLFVSIRPNNVPALELDTSRSGQAEVLSVEITNLRTIIKEVVRKATDGVDLSEAKVVIAGGRGVKSEDGFAPLKELADVLNGAVGASRGACDAEYCDYSLQIGQTGKVITPDLYIACGISGAIQHLAGMSNSKVIVAINKDPEANIFKVADYGIVGDLFEVIPLLTEEFKKLKVATS from the coding sequence ATGACAAGAAAAGTATTAGTTTTTGCAGAGGTAAAAGATCAGCAGTTACGTAACGTATCATTTGAAGCTATCGCAGCAGGTAAGACAGTTGCAGAGGGCGGAGAAGTGGTTGTCGCACTTCTTGGTCAAGGAGTAGATGGACTTTCTGAATCCTTATTCCAATATGGAGCTGACCGAGTGGTGGTAGTGAACCATGAATTATTAGCTCAATATACAACAGATGCGTATACTCAAGCGGCTCTAGCTACTATTGAAGCAGAGCAACCAGAAGGGATTGTAATTGGTCACACTTCTATCGGGAAAGATGTAAGTCCTCGTTTAGCAGCACGCTTACAATCTGGATTAATATCTGATGTAACTGCTATTGAATTAGCTGGTGGTAATGTAGTTTGTACACGTCCAATCTATTCAGGTAAAGCTTTTGAAAAGAAAATTGTAACGGATGGTAAACTGTTTGTTTCTATACGTCCTAACAACGTTCCTGCATTAGAACTTGATACATCTCGTTCTGGTCAAGCAGAAGTATTGTCAGTAGAAATTACAAATTTACGCACAATTATTAAAGAAGTAGTAAGAAAAGCTACGGATGGTGTGGATCTGTCTGAAGCAAAAGTAGTAATCGCTGGTGGACGTGGAGTGAAGAGTGAAGATGGATTTGCTCCATTAAAAGAACTTGCAGATGTATTGAATGGTGCTGTAGGAGCTTCACGAGGAGCTTGTGATGCAGAGTACTGTGATTATTCGCTACAAATAGGTCAAACAGGTAAAGTTATTACTCCAGATCTATACATTGCTTGTGGAATTTCCGGTGCTATTCAACATTTAGCGGGAATGTCTAACTCTAAGGTAATCGTGGCAATCAATAAAGATCCAGAAGCGAACATCTTTAAAGTGGCAGATTACGGTATCGTAGGCGACTTATTCGAAGTAATTCCTCTATTAACAGAAGAATTCAAGAAATTAAAAGTAGCCACTTCATAA
- a CDS encoding electron transfer flavoprotein subunit beta/FixA family protein, with the protein MNIYVLLKRTFDTEEKITLSGGKIAEDGAEFIINPYDEYAIEEAIVQRDQHGGEVTVITVGSDESEKQLRTALAMGADKAVLINIEDDVEDGDEFTTARVLQQYLKEQEVDLILAGNVAIDGGSGQVGPRVAELLNIPYITTITKLTINGDQAEVVRDVEGDSETIQLSLPLLATAQQGLNEPRYPSLPGIMKAKKKPLEELELDDLDLEEDDVEAKTKTIEIFLPPKKEAGRVLTGDVSEQVQELVTLLQKEAKVISF; encoded by the coding sequence ATGAACATTTATGTTTTACTAAAACGCACGTTTGATACTGAGGAAAAAATCACACTTTCTGGTGGCAAAATAGCAGAAGACGGTGCTGAGTTTATTATTAATCCGTATGATGAATATGCAATTGAAGAAGCGATTGTTCAACGCGATCAACATGGGGGAGAAGTAACTGTTATTACAGTTGGTTCGGATGAGAGTGAAAAACAACTTCGTACAGCGCTAGCAATGGGTGCTGACAAAGCAGTTTTAATTAACATTGAAGATGATGTAGAAGACGGCGATGAGTTCACGACTGCAAGAGTTCTTCAGCAATACCTAAAAGAGCAAGAAGTAGATTTAATTCTTGCAGGTAATGTAGCGATCGATGGTGGATCAGGGCAAGTAGGTCCTCGTGTAGCGGAGTTATTAAACATTCCATACATCACTACTATTACAAAACTTACAATCAACGGTGATCAAGCAGAAGTCGTCAGAGACGTAGAAGGAGATAGCGAGACAATCCAACTATCTTTACCACTTTTAGCTACTGCTCAACAAGGATTGAACGAGCCTCGTTATCCATCACTACCAGGAATAATGAAAGCGAAGAAAAAGCCATTAGAAGAATTAGAATTAGATGATTTAGATCTTGAAGAAGATGATGTCGAAGCAAAAACAAAAACGATTGAAATCTTCCTACCACCTAAAAAAGAAGCGGGTCGCGTGTTAACTGGAGATGTATCAGAACAAGTACAAGAACTAGTAACATTATTACAAAAAGAAGCGAAAGTAATCTCGTTTTAA